GCGGCATCCGGCCCGACCAGAGAAGCCGCTCGGTGCCGGTGCTGATCCCGCTCCATGTGACCGCAACGACCGCGTCGGTCTCAGCCGGCGGTGTCAGTGCGACGTGCTTGACCGCGAGATGCTCCGGACTTTCGAGAATGACGGCCAAAGCATCCATGGCTGGGATCTTCCGCCCGACGTTGCGCGACTCTCGCCGATGCGAAGCCGCTGAGTGTCATCCTAGATAGACATATGTAAGCGTCAAGACATACCTACAGATCAGCGCCCGATTTTTGGGCGATCAGCACGCGGGTGAGCAGCGGGCGCCGGGTTTTGGGCTCGCGGACAGCGGTAAATCCCGCTTCGCGCAACATGGCGCGAAGCTCCTCGACGCGACGGGGCCGTCCCGAACCCATGGCAAGCAGGTAGAAGCCGAAATACGCGTCGCCGACGGGTTCGGCGCCCGGGGTGCCGGCCATGGGCTCCGCAAGGATCAGCACCCCTCCGGGCGCCAGAGCGGCATGCGCCGCCGCGAGCAGAGCCTGGGCAGGGGCGTCGTCGTGATCGTGGACGATCCGGACCAGCGAGATCGCATCCGCTCCGATGGGCAATCCGCCGTGAAAATCGCCGCCGCAACACGTTATCCGCTCGCCGAGACCGAGGCGCGCGAGGCGCCTCTGAGCGCGGTCGGCCACGGCGGGAAGGTCGAAGAGCGTCAGCCTTTTCGTGGCGTGCCGGCGGGCACATGCCTGGAGGAACGCGCCCTCGCCGCCGCCGACATCCATCAGGTGTTCGACCCGCGACAGGTCGCAGACGTCGAGCACGTCCTCGGCGATCATGGCTTGGGAGGCGCCCATGAGGCCGCTGTAGGGCGCGACGCTCTGTGCATCGCCCGCGCCGCCGTGGGCGTAGGGCCAGTAGCCGGAGAGCCGGGTCGGCGGCGCCTGT
This window of the Methylobacterium tardum genome carries:
- a CDS encoding methyltransferase, translated to MARPPTTLGDRCLAWRNRLVASPRFQRWAAGFPLTRRIARRNTRALFDLCAGFVYAQVLTACIRLDLFGILTEGPLSVAALALRLDLSPDAARRLLRGAESLGLVRAVSDDRFALADLGAALVGNPGVAAMIEHHALLYADLADPVALLRGQAPPTRLSGYWPYAHGGAGDAQSVAPYSGLMGASQAMIAEDVLDVCDLSRVEHLMDVGGGEGAFLQACARRHATKRLTLFDLPAVADRAQRRLARLGLGERITCCGGDFHGGLPIGADAISLVRIVHDHDDAPAQALLAAAHAALAPGGVLILAEPMAGTPGAEPVGDAYFGFYLLAMGSGRPRRVEELRAMLREAGFTAVREPKTRRPLLTRVLIAQKSGADL